Genomic segment of Triticum aestivum cultivar Chinese Spring chromosome 6A, IWGSC CS RefSeq v2.1, whole genome shotgun sequence:
AGCTTTCGCGTGCGGAGGAATAGTCGTCGCTGTCGGGTTCCCATGCGCGCAATGCTGCCATGCCTTTGCTTGTCAGCGCACACGGCAGCTTTCCTCTTCTCGGCATCTCATTGCTtttgtatgcctgtccccatgagAATCGTGTTTTGCAAATGGGTAGGAAATTGGAGCTTCCCCACTGCAATGTGATGTGTGCATACTAGCGAGCACTAGCAAGCGTGGCAACAATATATCCAAGTCACTTCAGATTTTTCGTAGTACTCATTATTAACGGGACAACCAGTTCACTTTTTAGTATATTTATGTATGCAGTTCGACACTTACGACTTCTCCAGCATGTCAAAATAATATTGACAAATACTAGTAATTTTTAAGTAGCGCATGTGCATGTTCACAATTGGACAGGAAGCAAGGGACTAGAGTGACAAGTCCTGTCTCCTTTTCTTATCACTTCTCCTATGCTCACCACCCACTTCTATATATACGCCACCATCCTTTTTAATCTCGACATCCAAAGTTCTAACGAACTCGAAAGAAAAATCTCACTTTCTCACACTACACAACCGCAAAGAAACCATGGGCGCCAAGGTTTCCAGCAGTTCCAACCACCGAGGCAGCCTGTCGGAGCAGGCACACCAGCCGGCGTCCGTCAGGGTCATCGCCGCCGACGGCTCGCTGAAGGAGCTCCCTGCCACTCCCCGCGTCGCCGTCTCCGACGTTCTCGCCGGCGAGGCCGCCTCCTTCTTCGTGTGCAACTCCGACGCGCTCTACTTCAACGAGCCCCCACCGGCGCTGGCCTCCGACGAGCTGCTCCGGCCGGGACAAATATACTTCCTGCTCCCGGCGGCGGTTCTCAGACGGCCGCTCTCGAGCGCCGACATGGCCGCGCTGGCCGTGCGCGCGGGCGCCAAAAGGCCTGAGCGGCGCGGCGGCAAGAAGAACCTTCGCGTCGTGCCGGTGCGCGAGGAGGTGGAAGACTGCGAGGACGTCATGTTCAACGAGAAGCTTAACGAGCGGACCCTCGGGGAGTTCGCGGTGTCGGTGAGTCCGGCGAAGAAGAGCAACGGGAAGCTCGCCGCGCGGTCGCGGCTGAGGCTGAAGCGGGCTCTGAGCATCATACAGGAGGCTGCTGACTGACTCAAGCATTTCTCCAAGAGAAAAACAGTGCTTTTGATTTTTGTTCCTCCAATTTGGAACCATTCTTAATTCCTGAGGCCCAACGGCCTAGGCCTAAGTCAATAGTCTTGAACTGATTTTTGTAGATTTAGGGGGGAAAGAGATTGTAAATATCTCCCGGTGGCAAAAGCTATTATGAATGCCAAAAACTGATTCTTGACTTGTTACCTACTAATCTGCATGGTATTTTGTTTATTTGCGCAAAATTTATATGGTATATTTTTTTTTCTGCTTTACCTGCTACGATGCAAGTACTGTAAATGTCACTGTCTCTGCATATGCATTTTGACATGCGGAGGTACTCGTCTCACAAATTTACGGTCGTGATGTATGCAAGTATCCGCAATATAATGGTGCACTTCTTATAGCCAAAGAATCCAACCGTTCTTACGGCATTCTTCTTTAAAATGAAATAGTCATCGTAGGACTGCACGTCATTGTAGAGGAGTGAAAAAGGAATCGATGACAACTAGGCATCCATAAGTGTCAAATACACATGCGCCATGTTCCAATTCAGTGGATGGCCCTTGATCGAAACCCTtaaaattgagaacatgctctcCGCCCCACTCGGCGTTTGCAAGCACCGCCTGCATCATCGTCGTTGCATCCGCATAATCTTCCTCAATAGACGAGTCGTCGGATGACGCAACATAGTGCTTGTATATGTACTTCATGTCCGAAACTATTGCTTCGAAGAGGAGACAAAAAATTAGCATAGACATTCCACCAAACACTTTTCAAAAGTGGTGGCCTACGTATGGGCTGATGATACCTGCGCGACGGACCTGTAGACGAGAAAGTTTGCAATACAATAAAAgttgtattgatggggtgctggtgcacgtatatataatacAAAGGGAGGCCTCTatctcaactatacaagactaggaggtgggccacaactccaatacacgtgcaatacaaaacacatactcaacacccccccccccccggcagtcgaagcgtcgccgaagacacaaagactggaccgaaactcctcgaagaTGGGAGTAagcaatcccttagtcatcacatcagcaaactgttgcgtcgtcggcacatggagaacccgaacacggccaagggcaacctgctcgcgcacgaagtgaatatcgagctcaatatgcttcgtctgtcgatggtgcaccgggttggcgaagaggtagaccgcgctgactttatcgcagtagacaagagtggccttgtgaacatcacaaagcaactcctggagcagctgacgtatCCAAGAGCACTCGGCCACGGCGTTGGCCACGGCGCGATACTCTGCCTTggcgctggagcgggagaccgtggactgccgcttcgatgaccaagaggtcaacgagggcccaaggtagacgcggtagcctgacgtagagcgtcgcgtgtcggggcagccagcccagtcagcatccgagtaggccacgaggtcggtggaggcggaggccgtcagggtgagtcccaaggacatggtgccgcgtatgtaacagagaatacgcttcaccagagtccagtgagagtcacgTGGGTCGTGCTTATGGAGGCACACATGCTGAATAGCGTACTGCGGGTCGGGGCGAGTCAGCGTCAAGTACTGTAAAGCACCGACAAGAGAGCGATAAAATGCTCCATCGGACGCGAGAGTCCCCTCCAGAGCAGAGACCTTCACCTTCGTGTCGACGGGGGTGGGCGCCGacttgcagttaagcataccggcacgctcaaggagctcgtgggcgtacttctgctgatgcagaaagaaacCATCAGCCCGACGGATCACCTCGATGCCGAGAAAGTAGTGCAagggccccaagtccttgagggcgaactcatcacgaagacgagcagtcAACCGCTGAAGGAGATCGGGGATGGATGACGTGAGGATGATGTCGTTGAcgtagagcagcagatatgcagtgtcagctccctgatgatacacaaagagtgaggcatcggagcgagtggacTGAAATCCCAGAGACTGCAGGAAGGTtgcgatacgctggtaccaagcccaaggcgcctgcttcaacccgtacagAGAGCGGGAGAGGAAGCACACGAAGTCGGGGTGCTCGGCGTCGATGAAACCAgtaggctgctcacagaacacctgctcggcgaGATGACCGTGTAAGAAGACGTTGAaaacgtccaactgatgcacaggccaGGAGCACGAGACGGCCAGCTGAAGGACggcgcggatcgtgcccggtttcacaaccggggcgaaggtgtcggtgaagtccacgcctgCGCGCTGCCGAAAACCACAAACCACCCATCGAGCCTTGTAGTGCTCGAGAGAACCGTCtgggcgagtcttgtggcgaaacacccacttgctagagatgatgttggcacgagggggcgcggaacaagctgccacgtgcgGTTGTGCTATAAGgtgtcgaactcctcctgcat
This window contains:
- the LOC123130526 gene encoding uncharacterized protein, yielding MGAKVSSSSNHRGSLSEQAHQPASVRVIAADGSLKELPATPRVAVSDVLAGEAASFFVCNSDALYFNEPPPALASDELLRPGQIYFLLPAAVLRRPLSSADMAALAVRAGAKRPERRGGKKNLRVVPVREEVEDCEDVMFNEKLNERTLGEFAVSVSPAKKSNGKLAARSRLRLKRALSIIQEAAD